In Bacillus sp. FJAT-45037, the following are encoded in one genomic region:
- a CDS encoding trans-sulfuration enzyme family protein, with protein MREKQFNTQTVHFQKKESAYHVSKAKPIYQTSAFTFTDLDDMESFYEGDKNYLYSRYSNPNTDDLGIGVALLEGVDDGVATSSGMSAILAGVLAVAKEGDHVVTSEDLYGGTYQLFEQELPNMGIDVSFVSFEDMEAVESAITNKTVLLYTESITNPLLRVEDIKKITSLAKKHKLHSMIDNTFATPYLLKPAEHGADLIVHSATKYIGGHSDVNAGVLVGKQELIQKAKSKVVTLGCNLTPFEAWLGCRGLKTLGLRMQRQCENAALLAQALRDHHGVSKVYYPEGVSDKGNGAMVSIDLDEKINIESFFQQLSWIKIAPTLAGVETTVSYPIRTSHRTIPERLRQQLGIGKQLVRISVGIEDQLDIVAAFTQAIDQSENKNL; from the coding sequence ATGCGAGAAAAACAATTTAATACCCAAACAGTACATTTTCAAAAAAAAGAGTCTGCCTATCATGTTAGTAAAGCCAAACCTATTTATCAGACTTCAGCTTTTACGTTTACTGATTTAGATGACATGGAAAGTTTCTATGAAGGAGATAAAAATTATCTTTATTCAAGGTATAGCAATCCAAACACTGATGATTTAGGAATCGGTGTTGCACTTTTAGAAGGTGTTGATGATGGAGTGGCGACTTCATCTGGGATGTCGGCGATTTTAGCTGGTGTTTTAGCTGTAGCCAAAGAAGGCGATCATGTAGTAACTTCTGAAGATTTATATGGAGGAACGTATCAATTATTTGAACAAGAGTTACCCAATATGGGGATTGATGTAAGCTTCGTGTCATTTGAAGATATGGAGGCAGTTGAATCGGCTATAACAAATAAGACAGTATTATTGTATACCGAGTCGATAACGAATCCATTGCTACGTGTTGAGGACATTAAAAAGATTACCTCATTAGCTAAAAAACATAAGCTGCATTCAATGATCGATAATACATTTGCTACTCCGTATTTACTGAAACCAGCAGAGCATGGTGCGGACTTAATCGTTCATAGTGCAACAAAATATATCGGAGGCCACAGTGATGTTAATGCGGGGGTTTTAGTTGGAAAACAGGAGCTCATTCAAAAAGCTAAATCTAAAGTAGTGACACTTGGGTGTAACTTAACCCCATTTGAAGCGTGGTTAGGATGTCGAGGATTAAAAACGTTAGGATTGCGTATGCAAAGGCAATGTGAAAATGCTGCGCTACTTGCTCAAGCATTACGAGATCATCATGGGGTTAGCAAAGTTTATTATCCAGAGGGAGTCTCAGATAAAGGGAACGGAGCTATGGTGAGTATTGATTTAGATGAAAAAATAAACATCGAGTCTTTTTTCCAGCAACTAAGCTGGATAAAAATCGCTCCTACACTGGCTGGTGTGGAAACAACGGTATCTTACCCAATTCGCACGTCACACCGAACCATTCCAGAACGTTTACGTCAACAATTAGGGATTGGAAAGCAATTAGTCCGAATTTCTGTAGGCATTGAAGATCAGCTGGATATTGTAGCAGCATTTACACAAGCTATTGATCAATCGGAGAACAAAAACCTTTAA
- the thiL gene encoding thiamine-phosphate kinase — translation MNDEFSFISHITPAKHHQQSLQVGIGDDAAIYSGSNQYDEVVCVDTMVEGVHFTKDTLTNFQIGRKALAVNVSDLAAMGAIPHYYLVSLATPTSWTESELKEIYDGMTDLAEPYQMDLIGGDTVSTKGPLILTVTVIGRVEANRRLLRSTALPGDTVFLTGEVGGSATGLALLLEQSRHATFTIEEKRLILAHQEPQPQVEAGRIMATMKVRISLNDVSDGVASEAFELAEASDVGIVLYEERIPLHKSMVERTRKQQMDAALYGGEDFQLIGTIESEYFDMLQQRCNEQGIRLTSVGKVTDESKTVQLKVKNKIYQLEKKGYNHFSR, via the coding sequence TTGAACGATGAGTTTTCATTTATCTCGCACATCACACCTGCTAAGCACCATCAACAATCCTTACAAGTTGGTATTGGCGATGATGCGGCAATATACAGTGGGTCGAATCAATATGATGAAGTCGTTTGTGTTGATACAATGGTCGAAGGGGTTCATTTCACGAAAGATACATTGACTAACTTTCAAATTGGGAGGAAGGCGCTTGCCGTAAATGTTAGTGATTTAGCGGCGATGGGGGCTATTCCTCATTATTATCTTGTTTCGTTAGCTACTCCGACTTCTTGGACTGAGTCTGAGTTAAAAGAGATCTATGACGGGATGACGGATCTAGCTGAGCCCTATCAAATGGATTTAATCGGTGGGGACACCGTCTCGACAAAAGGTCCACTTATCTTAACGGTGACAGTGATTGGACGAGTTGAGGCTAATAGAAGATTGTTGCGTTCAACAGCACTACCTGGGGATACCGTTTTCTTAACTGGTGAGGTGGGAGGGTCTGCTACAGGCTTAGCCCTTTTGCTTGAACAAAGTAGACATGCTACATTTACTATAGAAGAAAAGCGACTTATCTTAGCTCATCAAGAACCACAACCTCAAGTTGAAGCTGGTCGGATTATGGCTACAATGAAGGTGCGGATCTCTTTAAATGATGTAAGCGATGGTGTAGCAAGTGAAGCATTTGAATTAGCTGAAGCAAGTGATGTGGGTATTGTTCTTTATGAAGAGAGAATACCACTCCACAAGTCGATGGTAGAAAGAACGAGAAAACAACAAATGGACGCAGCATTGTATGGTGGAGAAGATTTTCAGCTTATTGGAACAATCGAGAGTGAATATTTTGATATGCTTCAGCAGAGGTGTAACGAACAAGGCATTCGACTGACTTCGGTAGGAAAAGTGACTGATGAATCTAAGACGGTACAATTAAAGGTTAAGAACAAGATTTATCAGTTAGAGAAAAAAGGATATAATCATTTTTCTAGATAG